A genomic region of Enterobacter hormaechei ATCC 49162 contains the following coding sequences:
- a CDS encoding LysR substrate-binding domain-containing protein translates to MNSIFTEENLLAFTTAARFGSFSKAAAELGVTTSAISYTIKRMETGLDVVLFVRNTRSIELTESGFYFYRKATDLLNDFHAIKRGIDTISQGIETRVRICINQLLYTPRHTARLLQVLKKQFPTCQITVTTEVYNGVWDSIINNQANIAIGAPDTLLDGGGIDYTEIGAIRWVFAIAPTHPLAFAPQPISESQLRLYPNIMVEDTAHTINKKVGWLLHGQEAILVPDFNTKCQCQILGEGIGFLPEYMTREAVEDGLLVTRRINNPRQDSRMLLATQHAATGQVTRWIKQQFGPEGVLTRIYSDLLWRT, encoded by the coding sequence ATGAATTCCATCTTTACCGAAGAGAATTTGCTGGCCTTCACCACCGCGGCACGTTTTGGCAGTTTTAGCAAAGCGGCTGCCGAGCTGGGCGTGACCACCTCCGCCATCAGTTACACCATCAAACGCATGGAGACCGGGCTGGACGTGGTGCTGTTTGTGCGCAACACGCGCAGCATTGAGCTGACCGAATCCGGTTTTTATTTTTATCGTAAAGCGACCGACCTGCTGAATGACTTCCATGCCATCAAGCGCGGGATTGATACCATTTCGCAGGGCATTGAGACGCGGGTGCGCATCTGCATAAATCAGCTTTTGTATACGCCACGCCATACCGCGCGTTTGCTCCAGGTGCTGAAAAAACAGTTTCCCACCTGCCAGATCACGGTGACGACCGAGGTGTATAACGGCGTCTGGGATTCCATCATTAATAATCAGGCCAATATCGCCATTGGCGCGCCGGATACGCTGCTGGACGGCGGCGGCATCGATTACACCGAAATAGGCGCGATCCGCTGGGTTTTTGCCATCGCACCCACCCATCCGCTGGCGTTCGCCCCGCAGCCCATTTCAGAAAGTCAGCTGCGTCTGTATCCCAATATCATGGTGGAGGACACCGCGCATACCATCAACAAGAAAGTCGGCTGGCTGCTTCACGGTCAGGAGGCGATTCTGGTGCCGGACTTCAACACGAAATGCCAGTGTCAGATCCTGGGGGAAGGTATTGGCTTTTTACCGGAATATATGACGCGTGAGGCGGTAGAGGACGGGCTGTTGGTAACGCGGCGGATCAATAATCCGCGTCAGGATTCGCGCATGCTGCTCGCCACGCAGCATGCGGCGACCGGTCAGGTCACGCGCTGGATCAAACAGCAGTTTGGCCCTGAGGGCGTGCTGACCCGGATCTACAGCGACTTACTGTGGCGTACCTAG
- a CDS encoding ankyrin repeat domain-containing protein, producing MSATALVTEFLLAAEEGNIDALKACLEKGVDINATNRQKRTAIIIASLKKHYACVEFLIAAGADIDKQDQTCFNPFLISCLTNDLTLLRIVLPANPDLDRLTRFGGVGITPASEKGHVEIVRELLEKTDINVNHTNFVGWTPLLEAIVLNDGGATQQEIVKLLLDHGANPHMTDKYGKTPLELAREKGFNAIADLLLAAGA from the coding sequence ATGTCTGCAACTGCACTGGTTACAGAATTTCTGCTGGCGGCAGAAGAGGGCAATATCGACGCGCTAAAAGCCTGCCTGGAGAAAGGCGTGGATATTAACGCGACCAACCGCCAGAAAAGAACCGCCATTATTATTGCCAGCCTGAAAAAGCATTACGCCTGTGTGGAATTTTTAATTGCCGCCGGGGCGGATATTGATAAACAGGACCAGACCTGTTTTAACCCCTTCCTGATCAGTTGCCTGACCAATGATTTAACCTTGCTGCGCATTGTCCTTCCGGCAAATCCAGATCTCGACCGCCTGACGCGCTTTGGTGGCGTGGGCATTACACCTGCCAGTGAAAAAGGGCACGTTGAAATCGTGCGTGAGCTGCTGGAAAAAACCGACATCAACGTCAACCACACCAATTTTGTCGGCTGGACGCCGCTGCTGGAAGCCATCGTATTAAACGACGGCGGCGCAACGCAGCAGGAAATTGTGAAGCTGCTACTGGATCACGGCGCGAACCCGCACATGACCGATAAATACGGCAAAACCCCGCTCGAACTGGCGCGGGAAAAAGGCTTCAACGCGATCGCAGACCTGCTGCTGGCGGCAGGCGCATAG
- the fdrA gene encoding acyl-CoA synthetase FdrA has product MPTKIVIKKNTYFDSVSLMSVSTKANKLPGVEQAFVAMATEMNKGVLKNLGLLTPELADAKNGDLMIVIKGDAANEETLAAIEALFTRKERAGSHEARYATLASAKAHRPDSNLAVISVNGTFAAREARQALENDLNVMLFSDNVSLDDELALKQLAHEKGLLMMGPDCGTAIINGAGLCFANAVRRGPIGIVGASGTGSQELSVRIHEFGGGVSQLIGTGGRDLSEKIGGLMMLDAIDMLEADDATQVIALISKPPAPAVAENVLARARACRKPVVVCFLGRNEPPADEDGLQFARGTKEAALKAVLLTGIKKESLDLHPLNWPLIEEVRARLTPQQKYIRGLFCGGTLCDEAMFAALEKFDDVYSNIQPDPARRLKDISVSQAHTFLDFGDDDFTNGKPHPMIDPTNRISRLLQEARDPQVGVIVMDFVLGFGAHDDPVGVMIEAIKEAQAIAKADNRPLEILGYVLGTDLDPQSLAQQCQLLTDAGVIWASSSTNTGLLAREFVCKGERA; this is encoded by the coding sequence ATGCCAACCAAAATCGTCATAAAAAAGAATACGTATTTCGATTCGGTTTCCTTAATGTCGGTTTCCACCAAAGCCAATAAATTGCCGGGCGTCGAGCAGGCATTTGTGGCGATGGCGACGGAAATGAACAAAGGCGTATTAAAAAATCTCGGGCTGCTTACGCCGGAATTAGCGGACGCGAAAAACGGCGACCTGATGATCGTGATTAAAGGCGACGCGGCGAATGAGGAAACCCTTGCCGCCATTGAAGCGTTATTCACGCGTAAAGAGCGCGCGGGGTCCCATGAAGCACGCTACGCGACGCTTGCCAGCGCCAAAGCCCATCGCCCGGACAGCAACCTTGCGGTGATATCCGTCAACGGCACTTTTGCCGCCCGGGAAGCGCGTCAGGCGCTGGAAAACGATCTAAACGTCATGCTCTTTTCCGATAACGTGTCGCTGGACGATGAACTGGCGCTGAAGCAGCTGGCGCATGAGAAAGGGTTGCTGATGATGGGGCCGGACTGCGGGACCGCCATCATCAACGGTGCGGGCTTGTGCTTCGCCAACGCGGTGCGTCGCGGGCCGATTGGCATCGTTGGCGCCTCCGGCACCGGCAGCCAGGAGCTGAGCGTGCGCATTCACGAGTTCGGCGGCGGCGTGTCGCAGCTGATTGGCACTGGCGGGCGCGATCTCAGCGAAAAGATTGGTGGCCTGATGATGCTCGATGCCATCGACATGCTGGAAGCGGACGACGCGACCCAGGTGATAGCGCTCATCTCCAAACCGCCTGCACCCGCGGTGGCAGAGAACGTGCTGGCCCGGGCGCGCGCCTGCCGCAAGCCTGTTGTCGTCTGTTTCCTGGGCCGCAACGAACCGCCTGCCGATGAAGACGGCTTGCAGTTTGCTCGCGGTACCAAAGAGGCGGCGCTGAAAGCGGTGCTGCTTACCGGCATTAAAAAAGAGTCGCTGGATTTGCACCCGCTCAACTGGCCGCTGATTGAAGAGGTGCGCGCCCGCCTGACGCCGCAGCAGAAGTACATTCGCGGCCTGTTCTGCGGCGGCACCCTATGCGACGAAGCGATGTTTGCCGCGCTGGAGAAGTTTGACGATGTTTACAGCAACATCCAGCCGGATCCGGCCAGGCGTCTGAAGGACATCAGCGTCAGCCAGGCCCACACCTTCCTTGATTTCGGTGACGACGATTTCACCAACGGCAAACCACACCCGATGATTGACCCAACCAACCGCATCAGCCGCCTGCTACAGGAAGCGCGCGACCCGCAGGTGGGCGTCATCGTCATGGACTTCGTGCTCGGCTTTGGCGCGCACGACGATCCGGTGGGAGTGATGATCGAGGCGATCAAAGAGGCGCAGGCCATCGCGAAGGCCGATAACCGTCCGCTGGAGATCCTCGGCTACGTGCTCGGCACCGACCTGGATCCGCAGTCGCTGGCGCAGCAATGCCAGTTGCTGACTGACGCAGGCGTCATCTGGGCCAGCAGCAGCACCAATACCGGATTACTGGCACGCGAATTTGTCTGCAAAGGGGAGAGAGCATAA
- a CDS encoding DUF1116 domain-containing protein: MTTLFNQPLNVINVGIAMFSDDLKKQHVPVTQLDWTPPGQGNMQVVEALDQLAEKPLAEKIAAANQIALERIIQSHPVLVGYDQAINVVPGMTRTTILHAGPPVTWENMCGAMKGAVTGALVFEGLATDLEDAARLAASGDITFSPCHEHDCVGSMAGVTSASMFMHIVENKTYGNRAFTNLSEQMAKILRMGANDQSVIDRLNWMRDVLGPMLRDAMNIIGEIDLRLMLAQALHMGDECHNRNNAGTTLLIQALTPGLIQAGYPVAQQREVFEFVASSDYFSGPTWMAMCKAALDAAHDIEYSTVVTTMARNGYEFGLRVSGLPGQWFTGPAQQVIGPMFAGYKPEDSGLDIGDSAITETYGIGGFAMATAPAIVALVGGTVEEAIDFSRQMREITLGENPNVTIPLLSFMGIPTAIDITRVAGSGILPVINTAIAHKDAGIGMIGAGIVHPPFSCFEKALLTFRDRYFL; encoded by the coding sequence ATGACCACCTTATTCAACCAGCCGCTGAACGTGATTAACGTCGGCATTGCGATGTTCAGCGACGACCTCAAAAAACAGCACGTTCCCGTGACCCAGCTCGACTGGACGCCGCCGGGGCAGGGCAATATGCAGGTGGTGGAGGCGCTCGACCAGCTGGCGGAAAAACCGCTGGCAGAGAAGATCGCTGCCGCCAACCAAATTGCCCTTGAGCGGATTATTCAGTCCCATCCGGTGCTGGTGGGCTATGACCAGGCCATTAACGTGGTGCCGGGCATGACCCGTACGACCATTCTGCATGCCGGTCCGCCGGTCACCTGGGAAAACATGTGCGGGGCGATGAAAGGCGCGGTGACTGGCGCGCTGGTGTTTGAAGGGCTGGCGACGGATCTGGAGGACGCGGCAAGGCTGGCGGCTTCCGGCGACATCACCTTCTCGCCGTGCCACGAGCACGACTGCGTCGGCTCCATGGCGGGCGTTACCTCTGCCTCAATGTTTATGCACATCGTTGAGAACAAAACGTACGGCAACCGCGCCTTCACCAACCTCAGCGAGCAGATGGCGAAGATCCTGCGCATGGGCGCGAACGACCAGAGCGTGATTGACCGTCTGAACTGGATGCGTGACGTGCTCGGCCCGATGCTGCGCGACGCCATGAACATCATCGGCGAAATCGACCTGCGCCTGATGCTGGCCCAGGCGCTGCATATGGGCGACGAGTGCCACAACCGCAACAACGCGGGCACCACGCTGCTGATCCAGGCGCTGACGCCGGGGCTGATCCAGGCGGGCTATCCGGTGGCGCAGCAGCGTGAGGTGTTCGAGTTTGTCGCCAGCAGCGACTACTTCTCCGGTCCGACGTGGATGGCGATGTGTAAGGCCGCGCTGGATGCCGCGCACGACATTGAGTACAGCACCGTGGTCACCACCATGGCGCGCAACGGCTACGAATTCGGCCTGCGCGTCTCCGGCCTGCCGGGGCAGTGGTTCACCGGCCCGGCGCAGCAGGTGATTGGTCCGATGTTCGCGGGCTATAAGCCGGAAGATTCCGGGCTGGATATTGGCGACAGCGCCATCACCGAAACCTACGGTATCGGCGGCTTTGCGATGGCGACGGCCCCGGCCATCGTTGCGCTGGTGGGCGGCACGGTGGAGGAAGCCATCGATTTTTCTCGCCAGATGCGCGAAATCACCCTCGGCGAAAACCCGAACGTCACCATTCCGCTGCTGTCGTTTATGGGCATCCCGACCGCGATCGACATCACCCGAGTGGCGGGCAGCGGCATCCTGCCAGTCATCAATACCGCCATTGCCCATAAAGATGCGGGCATCGGCATGATTGGGGCGGGCATCGTTCACCCGCCGTTTAGCTGTTTTGAAAAGGCGCTGTTGACCTTCCGCGATCGCTACTTTTTATAA
- a CDS encoding carbamate kinase family protein: MKELMVVAIGGNSIIKDNASQSVEHQAQAVKAVAESVLEMLASDYDIVLTHGNGPQVGLDLRRAEIAHEREGLPLTPLANCVADTQGGIGYLIQQALNNRLAARGEQKAVTVVTQVEVDKNDPGFTHPTKPIGAFFSEAQRDELQLAHPDWHFVEDSGRGYRRVVASPQPRRIVEADAIKALTQKGFVVIGAGGGGIPVVRSEQGDYQSVDAVIDKDLSTALLAREIGADVLVITTGVEKVCINFGKPNQQALDTVNVAQMTRYMDEGHFPAGSMLPKIVASLEFLHHGGKRVIITAPDCLPAALRGENGTHIVNEGR; this comes from the coding sequence ATGAAAGAGCTTATGGTCGTCGCCATCGGCGGCAACAGCATTATCAAAGACAACGCCAGCCAGTCGGTTGAACATCAGGCGCAGGCGGTGAAAGCGGTGGCAGAGTCAGTGCTCGAAATGCTGGCCTCCGACTATGACATCGTGCTTACTCACGGTAACGGCCCACAGGTGGGGCTGGATCTGCGCCGCGCCGAGATCGCCCACGAGCGGGAAGGGCTGCCGCTGACCCCGCTGGCAAACTGCGTGGCGGACACCCAGGGCGGCATCGGCTACCTGATCCAGCAGGCGCTTAACAACCGTCTGGCGGCGCGCGGGGAGCAGAAAGCGGTCACGGTCGTCACCCAGGTGGAGGTGGATAAAAACGATCCTGGCTTTACGCACCCGACAAAACCGATCGGCGCGTTCTTCAGCGAGGCGCAGCGCGATGAACTGCAACTCGCACACCCGGACTGGCATTTTGTTGAGGATTCAGGCCGGGGCTATCGTCGCGTGGTGGCCTCACCGCAGCCGCGGCGCATCGTTGAGGCGGATGCAATCAAGGCGCTGACGCAGAAAGGGTTTGTGGTGATCGGCGCGGGCGGCGGAGGCATTCCCGTGGTGCGCAGTGAACAGGGGGATTATCAGAGCGTGGACGCGGTGATTGATAAAGATCTCTCCACCGCGCTGCTGGCGCGTGAGATCGGCGCCGACGTGCTGGTGATCACCACCGGCGTGGAGAAAGTGTGCATTAACTTCGGCAAGCCAAACCAGCAGGCGCTGGACACCGTGAACGTGGCGCAAATGACGCGCTATATGGACGAAGGCCACTTCCCGGCGGGCAGCATGTTGCCCAAAATCGTCGCCTCGCTGGAGTTTTTACACCACGGCGGCAAGCGCGTGATCATCACCGCGCCGGACTGCCTGCCCGCCGCGCTGCGTGGCGAAAACGGCACCCACATTGTTAATGAAGGAAGATAA
- a CDS encoding amidohydrolase family protein, with protein MSENKSRREFISQSGKMVTACALFGATGSVAYAADTAKATCETGKPMNITAKHYYLDNVLLEAGFNVDGSVATSTRTELKTLEIKDGKIVALRDNNSHADATLPHFDAGKKLMLPAMRDMHIHLDKTFYGGPWRSLNRPAGTTIQDMIRLEQKLLPELQPYTQERAEKLIDLIQSKGSTIARSHCNIEPVSGLKNLENLQAVLARRKPGFDCEIVAFPQHGLLLSNAEKLMREAMQAGAHYVGGLDPTSVDGAMEKSLDTMFQIALDYDKGVDIHLHETSPAGVAAVNYMVETVEKTPALKGKLTISHAFALATLNEQQVDEIATRMAAQQVTIASTVPIGTLHMPLKQLREKGVFVMTGTDSVIDHWSPYGLGDMLEKANLYAQLYIRPNEQTLSRALGIATGDVLPLNDKGERVWPKAQDDASFVLVDASCSAEAVARISPRTATFHKGNLVWGTVG; from the coding sequence ATGAGTGAGAATAAAAGCCGCCGCGAGTTTATCAGCCAGAGCGGCAAAATGGTTACCGCCTGCGCGCTGTTTGGCGCCACGGGTTCCGTCGCGTATGCTGCGGATACCGCAAAGGCAACCTGCGAGACGGGTAAACCGATGAACATCACCGCAAAACATTACTATCTCGACAACGTGCTGCTGGAGGCCGGGTTCAACGTCGACGGCAGCGTGGCGACGAGTACCCGCACCGAGCTGAAAACGCTGGAGATCAAAGACGGAAAGATCGTCGCCCTGCGCGATAACAACAGCCATGCTGACGCGACTCTGCCGCACTTCGATGCGGGCAAAAAGCTGATGCTCCCGGCGATGCGCGACATGCACATCCATCTGGACAAAACCTTCTACGGTGGCCCGTGGCGGTCGCTCAACCGCCCGGCGGGCACCACCATTCAGGACATGATCCGCCTGGAGCAGAAGCTGCTGCCGGAATTACAGCCCTACACGCAAGAACGCGCCGAAAAGCTGATCGACCTGATCCAGTCGAAAGGCTCCACCATCGCCCGCAGCCACTGCAACATAGAGCCGGTTTCCGGCCTGAAAAACCTGGAAAATTTACAGGCGGTACTGGCGCGCCGTAAGCCAGGTTTTGACTGCGAAATCGTTGCCTTCCCGCAGCATGGCCTGCTGCTGTCCAACGCTGAAAAGCTGATGCGCGAGGCGATGCAGGCCGGGGCGCACTACGTGGGCGGGCTGGACCCGACCAGCGTCGACGGCGCGATGGAGAAATCCCTCGACACCATGTTCCAGATTGCACTGGATTACGACAAAGGGGTGGATATTCACCTGCACGAAACCAGCCCGGCGGGCGTGGCGGCGGTGAACTACATGGTGGAAACCGTGGAGAAAACCCCGGCGCTGAAGGGCAAGCTGACCATCAGCCACGCCTTCGCCCTGGCAACACTCAACGAACAGCAGGTGGATGAGATCGCCACCCGCATGGCGGCGCAGCAGGTGACGATCGCTTCCACCGTGCCGATTGGTACCCTGCATATGCCGCTGAAGCAACTCCGTGAAAAGGGCGTGTTTGTGATGACGGGCACCGACAGCGTGATCGACCACTGGTCGCCGTACGGTTTAGGGGACATGCTGGAGAAAGCCAATCTTTACGCCCAGCTCTATATTCGCCCGAACGAGCAGACGCTTTCGCGCGCGCTGGGCATCGCCACCGGCGACGTACTGCCGCTGAACGATAAAGGTGAACGCGTGTGGCCGAAAGCGCAGGACGACGCCAGCTTTGTGCTGGTAGACGCCTCCTGTTCCGCCGAGGCCGTGGCGCGTATTTCACCGCGCACCGCGACGTTCCATAAGGGAAATCTGGTCTGGGGTACGGTGGGGTAA
- a CDS encoding short chain dehydrogenase, giving the protein MKIVIIGASGTVGRAVTEELSRRHEVIRVGRTQGDYQVDITSQASVQALFEKIGPVDAIVSASGGVHFGPLATMTDSEFNQGLQDKLLGQVRLALTGQRYLNEGGSITLISGIVAHEPIAQGVNATTVNAALEGFVRAAACELPRGIRINLISPTVLTESVDAYDGFFPGFESVPAATVAQAYRRSVEGVQSGRVYKVGY; this is encoded by the coding sequence ATGAAAATCGTGATTATTGGTGCCAGCGGTACGGTCGGTCGTGCAGTAACGGAAGAGCTAAGCCGTCGCCACGAGGTGATCCGCGTGGGTCGCACGCAGGGTGACTATCAGGTGGATATCACCTCACAGGCGAGCGTGCAGGCGTTGTTCGAAAAGATCGGCCCGGTAGATGCGATCGTCTCCGCCAGCGGAGGTGTGCACTTTGGCCCGCTTGCAACCATGACCGACAGCGAGTTCAACCAGGGCTTGCAGGATAAGCTACTGGGGCAGGTGCGTCTGGCGCTGACCGGCCAGCGCTACCTGAACGAAGGCGGCTCGATTACGCTGATAAGCGGCATTGTGGCGCACGAGCCGATTGCTCAGGGGGTTAATGCCACTACGGTGAATGCGGCGCTGGAAGGGTTTGTGCGCGCCGCGGCCTGTGAACTGCCGCGCGGTATTCGCATTAATCTGATCAGCCCGACGGTGCTGACGGAATCCGTCGACGCCTACGATGGTTTCTTCCCCGGCTTTGAAAGCGTCCCCGCCGCGACCGTTGCGCAGGCCTACCGCCGCAGCGTGGAAGGGGTGCAGAGCGGGCGGGTGTATAAGGTGGGTTATTAA
- a CDS encoding LysR substrate-binding domain-containing protein, giving the protein MDKLRGMETFIAVVESGSFTGAAARLEMSAVMVGKYIALLESQLGTRLLERNTRRQSLTDAGRVYFEEARRVLEQVSIAERAVERLRATPAGTLRVTAPTSFGGCVIAPLTATFLQRYPEVRIELDLTNRMVDLVEEGVDLAIRIGEIRHEDLVAKYLCPYNMVICAAPDYLARHGTPQTPADLVDHLCLSHTVWTARNEWRLPGVEGEVRWKRDAVLRCNDGYGLRMAARAGAGLLLQPEVLVAEELASGRLIRVLEPFTPAPRPVHLLWRQDLRPLPKLTEFIAHILLRLGTI; this is encoded by the coding sequence ATGGATAAGCTTCGCGGGATGGAGACGTTCATCGCGGTGGTGGAAAGCGGCAGCTTTACCGGCGCGGCGGCCCGGCTGGAGATGTCGGCGGTGATGGTCGGAAAGTATATTGCGCTGCTGGAGTCGCAGCTTGGCACGCGGCTGCTGGAGCGCAATACCCGTCGCCAGAGCCTGACGGATGCCGGGCGCGTTTATTTCGAAGAGGCAAGGCGCGTGCTGGAGCAGGTCTCGATTGCGGAACGCGCGGTGGAGCGCCTGCGCGCCACGCCTGCTGGCACCCTGCGCGTGACGGCGCCCACCTCGTTTGGCGGCTGCGTTATCGCGCCTCTGACAGCCACGTTTTTGCAGCGCTACCCGGAAGTGCGCATCGAACTGGATCTCACCAACCGGATGGTCGATCTGGTGGAAGAGGGGGTTGATCTGGCCATTCGCATCGGTGAGATCCGTCATGAGGATCTGGTGGCGAAATACCTGTGCCCCTACAACATGGTGATCTGCGCCGCGCCGGATTATCTGGCGCGTCACGGTACGCCGCAAACGCCAGCCGACCTGGTGGATCACCTGTGTCTGTCGCACACGGTATGGACGGCGCGTAACGAGTGGCGGCTGCCGGGAGTGGAAGGCGAGGTGCGCTGGAAGCGTGATGCCGTCTTACGATGCAATGACGGCTACGGCTTACGCATGGCGGCGCGCGCAGGGGCAGGGCTCTTGCTGCAACCGGAAGTGCTGGTGGCGGAAGAGCTGGCAAGCGGCAGGCTGATACGGGTGCTGGAGCCGTTCACCCCGGCACCGAGGCCGGTACATTTATTGTGGCGTCAGGATTTGCGTCCGCTGCCTAAGCTAACGGAATTTATTGCCCATATTCTGCTAAGATTGGGCACAATATAA